From the Flavimarina sp. Hel_I_48 genome, one window contains:
- a CDS encoding M23 family metallopeptidase has translation MAKVKYYYDEETLSYKKIGNRKRKKFGITVLFIVGAFLAGFILLVVYLNIPYLVTPREKALQRELQNTKIQYDVLDKKMDQVETVLADIEDRDNNIYRVYFEANPIPQAQRKAGFGGVNRYKDLEGYDNSEMIVESNRRLDILTKELVVQSKSLDEIALLATEKEKLLVAIPAIQPVANKDLKRVASGYGLRTDPFTKERKMHWGMDFSAPRGTPIYATGNGTVTRADDNSSGYGNHVRIDHGYGYTSLYGHMYKFNVRRGQKVNRGDLIGFVGSTGRSEGPHVHYEIYKDGERINPINFYYGNLTPEEFNVILKRAQMENQSLD, from the coding sequence ATGGCTAAGGTTAAATATTATTATGACGAGGAGACCCTCTCCTATAAAAAGATTGGAAATCGAAAACGTAAAAAGTTTGGCATTACCGTTCTTTTTATTGTAGGTGCTTTTCTGGCGGGTTTTATCCTGCTGGTCGTCTACTTAAATATTCCCTATCTGGTCACACCGCGGGAAAAAGCGCTCCAAAGGGAACTTCAGAATACCAAAATTCAATATGACGTGCTTGATAAGAAAATGGATCAGGTAGAGACCGTACTTGCTGATATTGAAGACAGGGACAACAACATTTACCGGGTATATTTTGAAGCGAACCCCATACCACAGGCACAGCGCAAAGCAGGTTTTGGCGGGGTGAACCGCTATAAAGACCTTGAAGGATATGACAATTCAGAAATGATCGTAGAAAGCAACAGGCGCCTGGATATCCTTACCAAAGAACTGGTGGTACAAAGCAAATCGCTTGACGAGATCGCCTTACTGGCCACGGAGAAAGAAAAATTACTGGTGGCCATACCTGCCATTCAGCCCGTGGCGAACAAAGACCTTAAGCGTGTAGCCTCCGGTTACGGACTACGTACAGACCCGTTCACGAAAGAGCGAAAAATGCACTGGGGGATGGATTTCAGCGCACCGCGCGGAACGCCTATTTATGCCACGGGCAATGGTACCGTGACCCGGGCAGATGACAATTCTTCCGGTTACGGAAATCACGTGCGCATTGATCATGGCTATGGCTATACAAGCCTTTATGGGCACATGTACAAATTTAACGTGCGGCGGGGTCAAAAAGTGAACCGTGGCGACCTTATAGGTTTTGTGGGCAGTACCGGCCGCTCTGAAGGACCACACGTTCATTATGAAATTTATAAAGATGGCGAGCGCATCAACCCTATCAATTTTTACTACGGTAATTTAACACCAGAAGAGTTCAACGTGATCCTTAAACGTGCTCAGATGGAAAATCAATCCCTGGATTAA
- a CDS encoding MerR family transcriptional regulator, whose amino-acid sequence MHVELPEKLYYSIGEVAEAFAVNTSLIRFWEKEFDVLKPKKNAKGNRKFTPEDVKNLELIFHLVKERGFTLEGAKTHLKESKKETLTKFDMIRKLENIKAQLVALKESL is encoded by the coding sequence ATGCACGTAGAACTTCCTGAAAAATTATATTACAGTATCGGCGAGGTTGCCGAAGCCTTTGCGGTAAATACTTCCCTGATTCGATTTTGGGAAAAAGAGTTTGATGTGCTCAAACCTAAAAAAAACGCCAAGGGAAACAGGAAATTCACCCCAGAAGATGTTAAAAACCTCGAACTCATTTTCCATCTGGTAAAAGAACGCGGCTTTACCCTGGAAGGAGCAAAAACCCACCTAAAGGAAAGTAAAAAGGAAACGCTCACCAAGTTTGATATGATACGTAAGCTGGAAAATATAAAAGCCCAACTCGTAGCATTAAAAGAGAGTTTGTGA
- a CDS encoding LemA family protein → MKKSLIPILVIVGILVVLGFWIAGMNNTMVELDQSATSQWANVESSYQRRSDLIPNIVSTAKGYAQFEQETLTQVIEARAKATSVQVDPTNISPEQLAEFQQAQSGVSSALSRLMVTVERYPELKANENFKELINELERTENRINVERNRFNGEVQSYNTYIKKFPNTVAAGFLGFDDKGYFKADEGASSAPKVDFGTSNS, encoded by the coding sequence ATGAAAAAATCACTTATACCCATACTCGTAATCGTAGGAATTCTTGTTGTCCTCGGTTTTTGGATCGCCGGAATGAACAACACAATGGTAGAACTTGACCAGAGCGCCACCAGCCAGTGGGCCAATGTGGAAAGCTCATACCAGCGCCGTTCTGACCTGATCCCCAACATTGTGAGCACCGCAAAAGGCTATGCCCAGTTTGAGCAAGAAACCCTTACCCAGGTGATCGAAGCACGTGCAAAAGCGACTTCCGTACAGGTAGATCCCACAAATATTTCACCAGAACAACTGGCCGAGTTTCAGCAGGCACAAAGCGGGGTTTCCTCTGCCCTTTCCAGATTGATGGTTACCGTAGAGCGTTATCCGGAACTTAAGGCCAATGAAAATTTCAAGGAACTCATCAATGAACTGGAACGTACCGAAAACCGTATCAATGTGGAGCGTAACCGCTTTAATGGCGAGGTACAATCCTACAATACGTATATCAAAAAATTCCCAAACACCGTTGCGGCAGGATTTTTAGGCTTTGACGACAAGGGTTACTTTAAGGCTGATGAAGGCGCAAGTTCTGCCCCTAAAGTTGATTTTGGAACGAGCAACAGCTAA
- a CDS encoding TPM domain-containing protein, protein MEATVEDFLTKNEEEAVVEAIRQAELRTSGEIRVHLERKFKGDAFKRAKVLFQELKMDNTKAENGVLFYVAIEDRKFAICGDRGINEKVPANFWESTKELMQSHFKQGKFKQGLIDGITSAGEQLRTFFPWNTDDKNELSDEISVS, encoded by the coding sequence ATGGAAGCCACTGTAGAGGACTTTTTGACTAAAAATGAAGAAGAAGCGGTAGTGGAAGCCATCCGCCAGGCAGAATTGCGTACTTCCGGCGAAATACGCGTGCACCTGGAACGTAAGTTTAAAGGGGATGCGTTCAAACGTGCCAAAGTCCTTTTCCAAGAACTCAAAATGGACAATACCAAGGCCGAAAATGGCGTTCTCTTTTATGTGGCCATTGAAGATCGCAAGTTCGCCATTTGTGGTGACCGTGGCATCAACGAGAAAGTCCCGGCCAACTTCTGGGAATCTACTAAAGAATTAATGCAATCGCATTTTAAACAAGGCAAGTTCAAACAAGGTCTAATTGATGGGATTACAAGTGCAGGCGAGCAGCTACGCACTTTTTTCCCATGGAATACTGATGATAAAAATGAACTTTCCGACGAAATATCCGTTTCTTGA
- a CDS encoding TPM domain-containing protein → MKHLKNPSFKLIFALFLTFFVSISVNAQFEIPAKPELQTSVYDYTGLLNASEKANLETKLVKYSDTTSTQMVVAVISSTNGEDISMLGAKWGQQWGIGQAKEDNGILILLAKDDRMVDINTGYGIETVITDRMAEQVINRIMIPEFKNGNYYAGLNSGTDALAEMLLGTYKGERKQEAPGILNLIRRFAPFIIFVIIIMFVLNRGGGGNGRNGGRRRGGGLLDAIILSSLGRGGFGGGSGGGGGFGGGGGFGGGFGGGGFGGGGASGGW, encoded by the coding sequence TTGAAACACCTAAAAAACCCCTCTTTTAAGCTGATTTTTGCCCTTTTCCTGACATTTTTTGTCAGTATCAGCGTAAATGCGCAGTTTGAAATACCCGCTAAACCAGAGCTACAGACCAGCGTATACGATTATACCGGCCTGCTAAATGCTTCTGAGAAAGCGAACCTGGAAACCAAATTAGTTAAATACAGCGACACCACCTCAACGCAGATGGTTGTTGCGGTTATCAGCTCCACAAATGGTGAGGATATCAGTATGCTAGGTGCAAAATGGGGACAACAATGGGGCATTGGTCAGGCAAAAGAAGACAATGGGATCTTAATATTACTTGCCAAGGATGATCGTATGGTAGATATCAATACCGGATATGGTATTGAAACCGTGATCACAGACCGTATGGCAGAGCAGGTCATTAACCGCATTATGATCCCCGAGTTTAAAAATGGCAACTACTACGCTGGTCTAAACTCCGGTACAGATGCGCTCGCCGAAATGTTGCTGGGCACCTACAAAGGCGAACGCAAACAGGAAGCTCCCGGCATACTTAATCTCATCAGACGCTTTGCCCCTTTTATCATTTTTGTAATCATCATCATGTTTGTCCTTAACCGGGGCGGCGGTGGCAATGGCCGCAATGGTGGCAGACGCCGTGGCGGCGGCCTGCTTGACGCGATCATCCTGAGCAGCCTGGGCCGTGGCGGTTTTGGCGGTGGCTCCGGTGGAGGCGGCGGTTTTGGCGGCGGTGGTGGTTTTGGCGGCGGCTTCGGCGGTGGTGGCTTTGGAGGCGGCGGCGCTTCTGGGGGCTGGTAA
- a CDS encoding transposase, whose amino-acid sequence MKNSKFSESQIIKALKENEQGRSVGDLSRELGIDKSTFYYWRKKYGGMEQEQLKRLKELEQENARLKQMYADVSLDNKMLKDVLSKKF is encoded by the coding sequence ATGAAAAACAGCAAGTTTAGCGAGAGCCAAATAATTAAAGCTCTTAAAGAGAATGAACAGGGAAGATCTGTAGGCGATCTATCCAGAGAATTAGGTATTGACAAGAGTACCTTTTATTACTGGCGCAAGAAGTATGGGGGTATGGAGCAAGAGCAGCTCAAGCGCCTAAAAGAGCTCGAGCAGGAAAATGCGAGGCTCAAGCAGATGTATGCCGATGTGAGCCTGGACAACAAAATGCTCAAGGACGTACTGTCAAAAAAGTTCTAA
- a CDS encoding IS3 family transposase, producing MKEFIVPVVRACNVVGLARSMWYYRSKKDDSEVIDKLTELAEAYPTRGFDEYYYKIRREGLIWNRKRVLRVYREMNLSLRRKHKKRLVKRVKQPLETPAVLNECWSMDFMSDALTDGRKLRIFNVIDDCNREALAIDTGLSYPARAVVETLNNLKEELGTPRYIRCDNGPEFILKTFTKWCEKNFIEIKYTQPGKPMQNGYIERFNRFFREDILDAYYFNDIYQLQKISDNWREDYNFNHPHKSLGNKSPKEYMPRFDEEFKFFIKPELNNNYLSNFKVS from the coding sequence ATCAAGGAATTTATAGTACCGGTTGTACGGGCCTGTAATGTTGTAGGGCTTGCCAGGTCAATGTGGTACTACCGTAGTAAAAAGGACGATAGCGAAGTCATTGATAAATTAACTGAACTAGCCGAAGCCTATCCAACTCGAGGTTTTGATGAATACTATTACAAGATCCGTCGTGAAGGTCTGATATGGAACAGAAAGCGTGTATTACGAGTTTATCGGGAGATGAATCTCAGTCTTAGGCGTAAACATAAGAAGCGTTTAGTAAAACGCGTAAAACAACCTTTAGAAACACCTGCTGTACTCAATGAGTGTTGGAGTATGGATTTTATGAGTGATGCACTTACCGATGGCAGAAAACTTAGGATATTCAATGTAATTGATGACTGCAACAGAGAAGCTCTTGCTATTGATACTGGGCTTTCTTATCCTGCCAGAGCAGTAGTAGAGACATTGAACAACCTTAAAGAAGAGTTGGGAACGCCAAGATATATACGGTGTGATAACGGCCCAGAGTTTATCTTGAAAACATTTACAAAATGGTGTGAGAAAAACTTTATTGAAATCAAGTATACCCAACCCGGTAAACCAATGCAGAACGGATATATTGAACGCTTTAACCGCTTCTTTAGAGAAGATATCTTAGATGCCTATTACTTTAATGACATCTATCAACTTCAAAAGATAAGCGATAACTGGAGAGAGGATTACAACTTTAATCATCCTCATAAATCCTTAGGGAATAAATCACCCAAAGAATATATGCCCAGGTTTGATGAAGAATTTAAATTCTTCATCAAACCTGAACTAAATAACAACTATTTATCGAATTTTAAGGTGTCCTAA
- a CDS encoding DUF3037 domain-containing protein, which translates to MHGKHLYEYAVIRIVPQVEREEFFNVGVIVYCKNPRFIAMKYQLDSKKLAAFCPEVDVAQVEKNLDAFKAISCGRKNAGPIAQLENAERFRWLTATRSSVIQTSKTHPGFSEDLEDTLEKLFEDLVV; encoded by the coding sequence ATGCACGGGAAGCACTTGTATGAATATGCGGTGATACGCATCGTCCCTCAGGTTGAGCGCGAGGAATTTTTTAATGTGGGGGTAATCGTCTATTGCAAAAACCCGCGGTTTATCGCTATGAAATATCAACTCGATTCAAAAAAGCTCGCAGCTTTTTGTCCGGAAGTTGATGTTGCACAAGTAGAAAAAAACCTGGACGCTTTTAAGGCGATCAGTTGTGGCAGAAAAAATGCGGGTCCTATCGCCCAACTAGAAAACGCCGAACGCTTTAGGTGGCTCACCGCTACCCGAAGTTCGGTTATTCAAACTTCAAAAACGCACCCGGGTTTTAGTGAGGATTTAGAAGATACGCTCGAGAAACTATTTGAGGATTTGGTGGTTTGA
- a CDS encoding HipA family kinase codes for MNDPIEIRQVNVTRYITPLREGGSLPAVADADDGFKYVVKFKGAGHGVKALIAELLGCEIGRFLGFKVPEVVFANLDEAFGRTEADEEIQDLLKGSQGMNIGLHFLSGAINFDPVVTTVDAQLASELVWFDAFMTNIDRTFRNTNMLMWNRELWLIDHGASLYFHHAFTNWEKSAQTPFAFIKDHVLLPQASQLEAANTKFSTILTPAILEEIVNLIPQEWLEWEGSEITADEIRAVYFNFFTTRLAHAEVFTKEAKHAREALV; via the coding sequence ATGAACGATCCTATTGAAATTCGCCAGGTGAACGTTACGCGCTACATCACGCCATTGCGTGAAGGTGGCTCGTTGCCTGCAGTGGCTGATGCTGACGACGGTTTTAAATATGTGGTGAAATTTAAAGGTGCCGGGCACGGTGTCAAAGCGTTGATTGCTGAATTATTGGGTTGTGAGATCGGAAGGTTTTTGGGCTTTAAAGTACCCGAAGTTGTTTTTGCCAACCTGGATGAAGCTTTTGGCCGTACCGAAGCCGATGAGGAAATTCAGGATCTATTAAAAGGGAGTCAGGGTATGAACATCGGGCTTCATTTTTTATCGGGAGCCATTAATTTTGACCCTGTGGTGACCACTGTAGATGCGCAATTGGCTTCAGAATTGGTATGGTTTGATGCTTTTATGACCAATATTGACCGCACCTTTCGCAATACAAACATGCTGATGTGGAACCGCGAATTGTGGCTGATAGATCACGGTGCTTCGTTGTATTTTCACCACGCTTTCACCAATTGGGAAAAAAGTGCGCAAACTCCGTTTGCGTTCATCAAAGATCACGTGCTGCTTCCACAAGCAAGCCAACTGGAAGCGGCGAACACTAAGTTCAGCACAATTTTAACTCCAGCAATTTTAGAGGAGATCGTAAACCTGATTCCGCAGGAATGGTTGGAATGGGAAGGTTCTGAAATAACGGCAGACGAAATAAGAGCGGTATATTTCAATTTTTTCACCACACGACTGGCACACGCAGAAGTATTTACTAAAGAAGCAAAGCATGCACGGGAAGCACTTGTATGA
- a CDS encoding FAD-dependent oxidoreductase, with amino-acid sequence MHHTICPNCKGRGKTKRRIRKNVRLTYKRALEAFENNDCVGIPPTKPKAHFELCTFCGGSGLVASAAPALPDTGNYPHVAIIGGGIGGTALAVACLHRGIPFTLYERDGGFDTRSQGYGLTLQQARKAIKGFGIDSLAEGLISTRHVVHTTDGKVIGEWGMRKWLEAHEKTAAKRSNVHIARQSLRLALLKQLGGNDIVLWNHKFLDFQENEDGAVLLNFEVDGKIKTTTADLVVGADGIRSEVRKLVLGEAQTPLRYLDCIVILGICPLAAIKGVENELLDSATVFQTANGTERIYMMPYDAESIMWQLSFPMPEKEAKALSEQGPKSLKKEASSRTQWHYPIPQIIAATRAEQISGYPVYDRELLKPKTLQEVGPVTLLGDAAHPMSPFKGQGANQALLDALSLARTIFLKCQPGSNWREKGIRKSVLTVFEAEMLARSASKVKDSAAAAQFLHSDVVLEEHNAPRGSAFKNKDLNDS; translated from the coding sequence ATGCATCATACCATTTGCCCTAACTGTAAGGGACGCGGCAAAACGAAACGGAGAATTCGTAAAAACGTTCGCCTTACCTATAAGCGAGCGCTTGAAGCTTTTGAAAATAATGATTGCGTGGGCATTCCTCCCACAAAACCCAAAGCACATTTTGAGCTTTGTACCTTTTGTGGCGGTTCTGGGTTGGTTGCTTCCGCTGCTCCTGCCCTTCCAGATACGGGGAATTATCCTCATGTTGCGATTATTGGCGGTGGTATAGGCGGCACAGCACTGGCGGTGGCTTGTTTGCACCGTGGTATCCCTTTTACCCTTTATGAACGAGATGGCGGTTTTGACACCAGGTCACAAGGCTATGGCCTTACTTTACAACAGGCGCGCAAAGCGATAAAAGGTTTTGGGATTGATTCACTGGCAGAAGGCCTCATTTCCACGCGGCATGTGGTTCATACCACAGATGGAAAAGTGATTGGCGAATGGGGAATGCGAAAATGGCTGGAGGCACATGAAAAAACGGCCGCCAAACGCAGCAATGTGCACATCGCACGTCAATCCTTGCGCCTGGCACTTTTAAAGCAACTGGGCGGTAACGATATTGTGCTATGGAACCATAAGTTCCTGGATTTTCAGGAAAACGAAGACGGAGCGGTATTGCTGAATTTTGAAGTTGATGGAAAAATAAAAACCACCACCGCAGATCTTGTGGTGGGCGCTGATGGCATTCGCAGCGAAGTCCGTAAGTTGGTTCTTGGCGAAGCGCAAACCCCGTTGCGGTATCTGGATTGTATCGTGATTTTAGGTATTTGTCCGCTGGCGGCGATCAAGGGTGTTGAAAATGAATTATTGGATTCCGCAACGGTGTTTCAAACCGCCAATGGAACGGAGCGCATTTATATGATGCCCTATGATGCGGAATCCATAATGTGGCAACTCAGTTTTCCGATGCCGGAAAAGGAAGCGAAAGCACTCAGTGAACAAGGCCCAAAATCCCTCAAGAAAGAAGCCAGTTCAAGAACGCAATGGCATTATCCCATTCCGCAAATCATTGCCGCGACCCGGGCAGAACAGATTTCCGGTTATCCGGTTTATGACCGCGAACTCTTAAAACCTAAGACGCTTCAGGAAGTGGGCCCCGTCACTTTGCTGGGTGATGCGGCCCATCCCATGAGTCCGTTCAAAGGTCAGGGCGCAAACCAGGCGCTGCTGGATGCGCTGTCACTTGCCCGTACAATCTTTCTGAAATGCCAGCCGGGATCCAACTGGAGGGAAAAAGGCATCCGAAAATCTGTATTGACCGTTTTTGAAGCGGAAATGCTTGCGCGCAGCGCTTCTAAAGTAAAAGATTCTGCCGCAGCGGCACAATTTTTACATTCTGATGTGGTACTTGAAGAACACAATGCACCCCGCGGCAGCGCATTTAAAAATAAGGATCTAAATGATTCGTAA
- a CDS encoding type III pantothenate kinase, with amino-acid sequence MVIEVAHMTNLAIDIGNTRLKWGVFKDQNLISKEDQSVTEGISVLKKVVNDQSFQQILVAATGNSQNVVTLLQENGLSFKILDHTTGIPFKNRYKTPHTLGVDRIALVAAAVKNYPGQHALVIDAGTCVTFDFKNQQEEYMGGSISPGLSMRFKALHHFTEKLPLLTAEEVPDYIGKNTAEAIQSGVIQGISHEIKGVIEWYTDNYPGLKVILTGGDALFLSKTLKNGIFAHQNFLLEGLDHIMVFNTTQ; translated from the coding sequence ATGGTTATAGAAGTTGCGCACATGACAAATCTTGCCATAGATATAGGAAATACCCGTTTAAAATGGGGTGTTTTTAAGGATCAAAACCTTATTTCAAAAGAAGATCAGTCCGTTACTGAAGGTATTTCAGTATTAAAAAAAGTGGTGAATGATCAGTCGTTTCAGCAAATTTTAGTTGCCGCTACTGGAAATTCACAAAATGTTGTCACACTGCTACAGGAAAACGGTCTTTCTTTTAAAATCTTAGATCACACAACGGGAATCCCTTTTAAAAACAGGTACAAAACACCACATACCCTGGGGGTTGACCGCATCGCGCTGGTCGCCGCTGCGGTAAAGAACTATCCCGGTCAGCATGCACTTGTGATAGATGCGGGGACGTGTGTGACTTTTGATTTTAAGAATCAACAGGAAGAGTATATGGGAGGTTCCATCTCACCGGGTTTATCGATGCGTTTTAAAGCACTGCATCATTTTACTGAAAAACTACCGCTGCTAACTGCGGAAGAAGTACCGGATTATATCGGTAAAAACACTGCAGAAGCGATACAAAGTGGCGTAATACAGGGTATTTCTCACGAAATAAAAGGCGTAATCGAATGGTATACAGATAATTACCCAGGACTCAAGGTTATTTTAACGGGAGGGGACGCGCTATTTTTGTCTAAAACCTTAAAAAATGGCATCTTTGCGCATCAAAATTTTCTTCTCGAAGGATTAGATCACATAATGGTATTTAACACAACTCAATGA